In Sesamum indicum cultivar Zhongzhi No. 13 linkage group LG8, S_indicum_v1.0, whole genome shotgun sequence, the sequence AATTCTCTCTTGGCTACGAAGTTATGGCcttcatctatatataaacCTATGTAGCAGCTAGCCAAGGCATGTTCCTTCCAGCTATCTAGCCTTCAATAGTTTCAGCAGTAACTTTCCTATCTGCCCAACAGCTTCTCTTGTtcaaaaaggcaaaaaatgGCTATCCGCCTGCCTCGTATTACTCATGCCAAGTTACTTCGTCAATGGTCTTCATTGGCTGGAAACCATATTCCTAAGGGATGCTTTGCAGTTTATGTTGGAGAAAGTGAAAAGAAGAGATTTGTTGTTCCAATATCATTCTTAAACCACCCATCATTTCAACAATTGCTGAACCAAGCTGAGGAAGAATTTGGGTTTGATCATCCAACGGGTGCCCTTACGATCCCCTGCAGTGAGGAATTCTTCGTTGATCTCACCTCTCAGTTGAGTTGACCATGAGAGTTGAGAGTAGCATATGTTTGTAGAACACAGTTTTGTAAGGAAGAATGGTGTATATTTCAAAGAGGATCTTCGGGAGGGAAATAATATATCCCCAGGAGGAAATACTACTTGTAAAAAAAGATGTAACTCATGACATTCTTTTACAcattaatttctaataatttactACAGCAGTTTTTTAATGATTCAGGGGTTATATTCCGCTTGCTTTGGGCAAACTGATCTGACTTCTGTCATAAATAGATGCGTTTTCaacatgatatttatttatacaaatcaaagATTAACTTCTATTAGTGAAAGTATACTGAACTTCCCGGTTATTTTGAGGGTCCCATCTAGGAAATATCAGACATGCAACAGAAGAAATTCCCATTAACTCTGCATTTGTAGACTTCATTCCCTAATGATATTGAAAGTGTCCCTTCTGCTT encodes:
- the LOC105169728 gene encoding auxin-responsive protein SAUR24, translated to MAIRLPRITHAKLLRQWSSLAGNHIPKGCFAVYVGESEKKRFVVPISFLNHPSFQQLLNQAEEEFGFDHPTGALTIPCSEEFFVDLTSQLS